CGCGAGACGATGAAACGACCATTAGCGATCGTTGCAGCTATTGTAGCCGTGATTTCCCGCGAGATAATGGTGTAACAGTCTCCTCGTTTTAGCCTGCGAATCGGCGTACCCCCAGAGGCATGGTTTCACGACCACACAAACTCGGTGTCGTTTTCGTTGCCCTGCTGGTTGCCCTCTCGGGCGGCCCCGCACTCGCCGGTGCGACAGCAGGCGCGGACGATACCGGAGACATGAGCGTAACGCTAGAGAACGTCCAGGTAGGCACACTCGACCTCGATAACGTCACGGTCGAGAACGCCACGATCGAGGAACTCACCGTCGACGAACTCGAGATCCACAACGGCGAGGAGCTCGAGGACCTCGAGGAGGACGAGACAGACGAGAACGGCGTCGATGACGAGGAAGACGACGTCACTGACGACGAGAACGACGTCGCCGACGAGGACGAGAACGACGTCGCTGACGACGAAAACGACGTCGCTGACGACGACGAGAACGACGTCGCTGACGACGACAACGGCGTCGACGACACCGAACAGGTGACCATCTCGGACATCGAGATCGAGTCGCTCGAACTCGAGGGCGTCTCCATGGACGACCTCCAGCTCGATGAGGACGAGAACGACGTCATGGATGACGAGAACGACGTCGCCGACGACGAAGACAACGGCGTTGCTGACGATGACGACGCGATGGACGACGACGAGAACGGCGTTGACGACGAAGACAACGGCGTCGCTGACGACGAGGATAACGGCGTCGCCGATGACGACGACGCCATGGACGACGAGAACGACGTCGCTGACGACGACAACGGCGTCGACGACGATGACGCCATGGACGACGAGGCGAACGGTCAGGACCTGATCGACGAGGACGCTGACGAACTCACGGTCCAGGAGCTGACCATCGAGTCGATGCACGTCGAGCAGCTGACCATCGAAGAGCTCACCATCGAGGAGGATGACGGTATCCTCGCCGGCATCGGTGGCTTCTTCGAGGGACTGCTCGACGATAACGGCGAAGAAAACGACACCGCTGCTGACGACGAAGACGACGCCGCTGACGACGAAGACAACGGCGTTGCTGACGACGAGGACAACGGCGTCGCCGACGATGACGACGCCATGGACGATGAGAACGATGTCGCTGACGACGAAGACAACGGTGTCGCCGATGACGACGACGCCGTGGACGACGAGAACGGCGTCGACGACGGTGAAACCCAGGAGATCGACGAACTCACCATCGAGCAGTTCGACGTCACCGAACTCACGATCGAATCGATGACGGTCGAATCGCTCGAGGAGCACGACGCTGCCGACGAGGAAGACGACGAGGCCATGGACGACGAGAACGATGTCGCTGACGACGAGGACAACGGCGTCGCCGACGATGACGACGCGATGGACGACGACGAGAACGGCGTTGACGACGACAACGGTGTCGCGGATGACGACGAGAACGACGTCGGAACGACCGAAACCGTCTCACACGCCTCCGCTGAGAGCATCACGATCGAGAACGCGAACGCCGAGACGGTCACGCTCGGCGATCACAGCGGCCTCGCGGAAGCCGTCGAGGACGATGAGACCGACGACATGGATGAAGAGACCGACGACACGGACGATGAGACCGACGACACGGACGAGGAGAACGACGACACTGCGCTGCTGATGCTGGCGTAACCGTCGGAGACGACGGCCGGTAGCTCGGTCGCGCGGTCCTATTTTTCGGCGTCACCGTCGACGAACAGTCGGTAGTAGGTGACGGCGAGCACCGTCCGTCCGTCGCGGATCTCGCCCGCGCCGACGGCCTCGAGGAGGTCGTCGAACGGGGCCGTTCGCACGCGGATGCTCTCGTCGTGGTCGAGGTCCTGTTCGGCCGTCGGTCGACAGCCCCTGGCGACGAAGAGGTGCAAGAGCGAGTCGGCGATCCCGTTCGCCGGTTCGACGGTCACCAGCGGCTCGAGGGCGTCGGCCTCGTGGCCGGTCTCCTCGGCGAGTTCGCGTCGGGCGGCCGCCTCGAGGGTCGCGTCGTCGGGTTCGGTCGTGCCGACCGGCAGTCCGCGATTGACGCGGTCGACGGCCTGGCGCCACTCCTCGATGCAGACGACGTCGTCGGCGGGCGTAAACGGGAGGACGGCCACGCTCGCTGGCTCGCTCAGGTAGTCGAAGTCCGTCTCGGTTCCATCGGGAAGCTGAACGGTCTCGTTAACCACAACGAACCCCGGACAGGAGTAGGCTACCCGGCTGTCGAGGGTCTCCCAGGCGAGTGGATCAGTGGGCATACGGGCCGATACGGGGGAGTTCGCCAAAAGCGTCGTGTCACGGCCGCCGGCGAACGCCGGAGCGGCGCTCGAGGGCGACCCCTTACAGAATCCTACGCTGAGCGTTCCAGACGGGTCGGCGGCGTACCCGCTCTATAACAAAGCCACAGATCGGTGAAGGTCGGAACTCAGAGGGTGATCTATGGATCAACTAACCGGCTTCCAACGCGACCTGCTGTACGTCATCGCGGGAATGGAGCGGCCGTCAGGCCAGGAAATTCTCGACGACATCAACCGCTACATCGACCAGCCCGTGACACACGGTCGGCTGTACCCCAATCTCGATACGCTCGTCGAGCAAGAACTCGTTGAGAAGGGGCAGCTCGACCGCCGAACGAACTACTACGCCCTGACGCCGAAGGGACGACGGGTACTCGAGCAACGCCAGGAGTGGGTCAACCGGTACGTCGACGTGTAGCGGCCCCGCTCGGACGGCCGATCTCGAGGACGTCGGGTGCGGAGACACACCATTCACGCCGGCCCGACGCGGCTCGTTTCTCCCCTCGAGATCGAACCCAGCGACCGAGGAGCGACCGGTCCGTTCGAAAGCGGCGGACTGCCGGCGGCGGTACCAGTGCCGTCGAACACGCCCTCACGGCGGACACCCGTCTGCGAGCGGACGGGACGTCAGCGACCACTCGGCGAGTCCGGAGGTCGCGTCGTACCGCCGATCGGACACACCTGCCGCTCGCGGTCGCAAAATTCGGAAGAACCGTTCGAACCGTCGAACGACGCCGACGGCGTTAGCAGCCGGTGTCGTTGTCGTCGGTGACGTTGTCGTCCATGTCGTTGTCGTCGTAGCCGTTCTCGTCCGTATCGTTGTCGTCGTAGCCGTTCTCGTCCGTATCGTTGTCGTCGTAGCCGTTCTCGTCGGCGTCGTCATCGCCCGGGCAGGGGTCGTCCTCGGGTTCGTCGGTCGGCTCCTCTTCGGGGTCGTCGTCGACCGGTTCCTCTTCGGGGTCGTCGTCGACCGGTTCCTCTTCGGGGTCGTCGTCGACCGGTTCCTCTTCGGGGTCGGCCTCGTCGTCGGCCATCGGTCCGTCGACGGTGACCGTGACCGTTAACTCGCGGTCGTCGCCCTCGCCGGCCTCGAGGTAGCCGATCGCGTAGGCGGAGTAGGCCGTTCCCTCCTCGAGATCCGCCTCGACGGTCGCGACGGCGTCGGTCGCCTCCTCTGTCGCGTCGTCGGGGTCGGCCTCCTCCGGTGCGGCTTCCTCGTCGTCGGCCGCCTCCTCGGTGTCGTCGTAGCCGTTGTCCTCGTCGTCGGCGACACCGTTGTCGTCGTAACCGTTCTCGTCGGTGTCGTCGTAGCCGTTCTCGTCGGTATCTTCGTAACCGTTCTCCTCGGTGTCGTCGACGTCGGTCTCGTCGTCCGGCGCCGCGTCGTCGGCCGGCTCCTCGCCCGCGGGCCTGACCTCGAGGGAGTACGAGCCAGCCGGCAGCGGGAGGTAGTTGCTCGAGTCGCCGAACTCGAGGGCGCTGACCAGCGGCGACTCCCCGCCGGCGGCGTAGACGTCGACCGCCGGGGCGTCGGGCGAGCCGTGGACCACGCGCAGGAGCGAGGCGCCCGCGTCGACGAGCACCAGCGGGCGGAACGTGTCGGCCTCGAGTTCGCCGACCGCGGCGATCGTGTAGAAGGCCTGGCCGAACGTGACGTCGCCCTCGAAGGCGACCGTGTCGGGGTCGCCCGCGGCCGTCACTTCCACCGCGTACGTTCCCGGCGCGATCTCGAGATACGGAGAGACCTCGTCGTAGGCGAGGTCCGAGAGCACCTGGTCCCCGTCGACGTAGACGTCCACGTTCGGCGCGTCGGGCGAGAAGTGGGCGACGCGAACCGCGGCGGTCGCGGCCGGTTCCTCGCCGTCGGCGTCGGCCGGCTCGTCGGTCTCGCGCTCGTCGTCCTCGTGTTCGCCCGCGGCGAACACCGTTCCGGCCATCGCCGTTCCCGCCCCGATAGCCCCTAACGTCTGCAGCGTCGTGCGTCGTGTGATCGTCATGATGCACCTACAACGGGGTAACAGAGTCGTAAAAACGAGCCAGTCAGTACGCCTGATTGTCCCGTCGTTTCCACGGTCCCGCCGGCGGTAGGGTCGGTGTACGTGTCAGTAAGTGGCGCCTACAGGGCGGGGCTACTCGAATGAGACGTGTGAGAGGTCTGCCTCGAGGTCGTCGACGTGCTCGTTGAACGCGCGGACGAAGCCGCCGACCTCCCCGGCGTAGCGCCGGAGGTCCGCCGGCGACGGGGGTTCGTACTGCGAGACCAGGTAGACCCCGCCCTCGCCGCCGACGCGCAGGTAGGAGGCCGCCTCGCCGTCCCACTTCAGCTCCCAGCGCGTCCCCGAGACGGTGGTCGCGTACGTGCCGTACTCGCCCTCGAAGCGGTAGCACTCGCTGGCGATCGCGTCGGCGACGTCGCGGATCCGCCCGCAGAGCCGGTCGCGCTCGGCGACGAGTTCCGCGCTCGAGGCGACGTCCGGGAACTCGCAGTCGACGCCGTCGAGGACGCCCGCGAAGGAGGTGACGTACTCGTTGAACGCGGCGACGAACGCGTCGTAGTCGGCCATCGCCGCCGCCAGCGATTCGGGTTCGGGGGGCTGTTTGGTCGAGACGACGTACGTCTCGGAACCCGACTTCGGCTCGTATCGGAGGTACTGGATCGCGCCCGCCTCGTACTTCAGCGTCCACGTCCCGGCGTCGGTGTCGAACGTCTCCTGGCCGTAGTCGCCGCCCTTGAGGAGGGCCAACTCGCGGGCGATTTCGCCGGCGTGGTCTCGAACCTCCGCGACGAGGGCGTCGCGCTCGGCTGCAGCGTCGTCGCCGCTCTCGATCGCGGCCTCGAGTCTCTCGGTCATCCTCGTGTGGGAGGGACCGAACGGGCGTAACGGTTGTGGCTCGAGCGCGGGGGAACCCGAGTGTGGGGCGGTCGTCCCTCAGTAGGGGTAGCCGGGGTAGACCGCGCCGCTGATGCCGGGGAAGTTCCGCGGGATCGCGGTGTTCAGCCACTGGTTGGCGTGGCGGACCTGGGGCCAGTTCAGGTCCGATCCGTCGCGTCGGATCTCGAAGTGGAGGTGGTCGCCGGTACAGGTGCCGGTACAGCCCATGTCGCCGATGCGCTCGCCGGCGCTGACCCACGCCCCCTGTGAGGTGCGGAACTCCGAGAGGTGGGCGTAGCGGCTCTCGTAGCCGTTGCCGTGGTCGATGTAGACCACGTTCCCGTAGCCGCTGGCCCAGCCGGCGTAGGTGACGGTGCCCTGGCGGGCGGCGAAGATCGGCGTGCCGCGGTCGTTGGCGATGTCGATGCCGCGGTGGTAGCCGTGGGAGCGGTCGTCGCCCCAGATCGAGGAGACGGAGCCCCAGGTGCCGTAGGAGAAGTTGGGGTGGGCGGTCCAGTCCTCGGCGACGTAGCCCTCGACGCGGCTCGTGTCGTTGCCACAGCCGTTGACCCGGACCTCCCACCAGGTGTGGCCGTCGTTACTGTACGGGCCGCTCTCGATGATCATCCCGGTGCCCTCCTGGGCGGTCTTGACGACGCCCGCGCCGGTGGTCGGCTGGCTGCGGACGTTGAGGTTACCGGTCGTGTAGATCGGCTCGTGGGTGCCGTGTGCGTCGGCGGTCTCCGAGAAGGCGACCGGCGCGAGGAAGCCCGCCGCGGCGAGCCCCGCCGCCCCGCCGAGGACCGACCGGCGGCTCACCCCGTCGTCCTCGAGCCGTTCGCGGTGCTCTCGAGCCTTCGCGGCGAACTCCTCGGCGGTCAGCTCGAGCTTCCGGCGGTCGATCCGGCGCTGGACCGCCTCCATATCGTCCGGCTGGCCGCAGCTACCGGTGTGTTCGGGTGTCTGGCAACCGTGTCCATCGTCATGTGTCGACATGGTACGACGACACATTGAAAATCATGAGTAATAAATTCCTATGATAATTAGTTTCGGAAACCACGGGTGCAAATACTACGAGCGGTCGTCCGGACGCCGCTGTGGTCGTCTCAGATCGAGTAGGTGACTCGAGGGCGCGACGGCCGCGACCGAGTGCTGTCGCTCGGCGGGTAGCGTCCATAAAAAACCGCACCGCATGAGACCGGAGTGATCCGGTTAGTTCAGCTGCTTAGTTCTGGCGGCGGAGTGCCAGCATGGCAGCGCCGAGGAGTGCGACGATCGCGACAGCGATGCCGAATCCGGGCTGGCCGTCGTCGTCAGACGGCTCGTCGTCGTCGTCGCCGTCGTCGGCGTCGCCGTCGTCGATGCCGTCGTCGCCGTCGTCGACACCATCGTCGGTGCCGTCGTCGGTGCCGTCATCGGTGCCGTCGTCCTCGCCTTCGACTGCAACGGAGCCGGAGTCAGAGGCGTCACCTGCGGTGACTTCCCAGCTGACTTCGCCTTCCTCATCGGTTGGGATGTCGAAGGAGCCTTCCCACGAGTCCTCACCCGCGAGTTCCTTCTCGTGACCCTCGACTTCCTCGCCGTCGATCGTGACAGCGAAGTCGAACGTCGCGTTCTCCGCGCCGTTGTTCGTGATGGTCACGTCGAGGGTGGCGTCGTCGCCGACGTCAACGCTCGAGGGTGCCTCACCGACAACGTCGAGGTCCTGCTCGGGTTCCTCGTCGGTGCTCTCGGTGAGCACGCCGTTAACCTCGTCCTCAGTGCCTTCGGCTTCCGTCGCGGTCAGAACGAACTCGGTGCCGCTCTCGTATGCCGAGAAGTCGAACGTGGTGTCGAACGTTCCGTCACCGTCGACAACAGTGGTTGCCGAGGAGACGAACACACCGGGGGCGCGGACGCGCGTGTCGACATCCGTACCGGGTGCAACGTTCGTCGTACCGGAGACGGTGGAGTTCTCGTTAGCGGGGACTTCCGCAACGTCCTCGTCCCACGCCAGTTCGCGCTCTTCAGTCGAGAATTCGCTGGATGCGCTCTCGTCATCGTCGAGGTAGTAGTCGTCCTCGAGGATGGTGAATTCGACTTCGTAGTCGTCACCGATCTCGAGTTCGTCAGCGTCCTCGTAGTCAACCGTAAGGACGAGGTGGCCCTCATCCTGGTTGGCCTCGATGATCGTCACGTCAAGGCTGTGGTCACCCGAGCCGTCGGTGCTCCAGGTGAGTGGGTCAGCGTTTGGCGAGTGGTCGAGCTCGTGGAGCTCAAGCGCGAAGTGCTCGTCGAGCTCGGAGAGGTCGCTCGCGTCACCGAAGTACGCGTGGAAGCTCTCGATGTCGACGGTCACGAGCAGGTCGTCACCAGCGGTGATCGAGTCCGTCTCGGTGACCGTGGCGTCCTCGTAGTCGTCAACGTCGCTCACGGAGTCAGCGGGGGCAGTCCAGACCGTGACTGCGTCCTCGCTGAGCTCGGTGCGGTCTTCAAGGGTCAGGAACGCGGTGTCGTGCTCCTGCAGGAGTTCACCAGCGCCATCGTCAGCGTCAGTGTCCCAGCCCTGACCGATTGCGAGCTCGTAGTCACCAGCGGCGAGAGCGCTGCTGAGACCACCAGCTAAGACCTCCTCGATCTCGACATCAGCGTCGTCAGAGTCGAAAGCAGCGTGGCTGCCAGTGTCGCCCTCATCTACGTTGTGGGCCTCTGCGGTGTTGATGTCAAGGGTGGTGTTCTCCTCAGCGTTCGTGATGTGGAGAACAACCTCGTAGTTGACGTCGTCTTCGTCACCGACAACAACGTATGCTTCGTCGGTGTTGTCGAGTTCAAGGTCGATGCCCGCAATGTTGCTGCGTTCTTCGACGTTGGTCGACTCGACGAAGTTCAGGGAGACGTCTTCGTCAGTCACGGTGATCTCTGCCGTGTCAGATGCGCTCGTGTCAGCGGACTCGAAGACGAACTCGTAGTCGCCTGCGGGGATGTCGCTGAAGTCAGCGTTGAAGTCACCGCGGTCCTCGAGGACGACGTAGCCGTCCTCAGCGTGCTCGTCATCAGCATCCGTGAAGATGTCTGTGAGCTGGCTGGCGCTCAGGTTCTCTTCACTAACTTCAGTGGCGAACGAGGAGCGCGAGGAGTCGATCTCGAGCGTCGTGCTCGAGCCGTCAACGTTCGCGATCATGTCGTCCTCGAAGTCAGCCGTCAGCTCGTGGCTGCGGACGGTGAACTGGTGCCTGTCGCTGGAGTCGCCGGTTGCCTCGACAGCTCCAGTGTCGTCGTCGACGCTAACACCGGTAAGCACGTAGGAACCGGAGTCACCAACGGAGAACTCAATCTCATCTCCCTGGGAGACTTCGAATTCACGGACCCAGTCGCCCAGATCGTCCTCGTCGCCTTCGTAGAGGTCGATCATCTGTTCGCCATCTGCATCGTCAATCGTGAGTGTTGCGTCTTGGCCGACGTATACACGGTCGGACTCTGAGAGGTCGACCGAAGTATCCTCGGCGTGGTCTGCAACGACTGCGCCAGGGGCGACAGCCATCGCAAACACGGAGAAGACCATCAGCGCAGCCATGAGGACTGCACGTGACTTGTCTTTGTAGTTGCCTGTCATTGTTATGTTGTGTCTGTCTTTTGGAAACCGCTTCGGCGCATATCCACATCCGGGTATTGCCGAATCGAATTTCCTGGTCGGGTAGGGGTGTTTCTGCCTTTCGTCATATCTGTAATAAGCTTTCTGTCTTATATCTCTGTTATAATAGGTGTCTATGTGAAGCGAGACCGCTACCCGTCGGCGGGGTCAGTAACCGCGCGCGACCCTCCTACCACGTACGCTGTTCTTCTCTAATTCCATACATTCTATGCAATCCACCTAATCGCCCCTCGAGGCGGCCTATCCCCTCCGACGAAACCGTCCAGTCTCGCCACCCGCCGAAATCCTCGAGGACCTGTCATAGAACGCGGTCGGGCGCGGATTGGGCTCGAGCGGGGCCTCGAGGCCACCCTCTGCGGCGTGGTGATTTATAAGCGAGGCGGCGGCTCGAGGCGAGGATGGATGGCGGACTCGAGCGACCCGCGAACCGGTGGGTTGCGACCGGTTCGACGGGCGCTCGCGGGCGGCTCGGGGAGCGTCAACGTGTGGAGGGGTGTGGCTCGAGGGGGTGGGCTCGAAGAAGGGAAGTTGGGTGGGTTGCTCGAGGGGAATGGGCGGCCAGATTCGAACAGCGCAAACCTCAATCCGCTCGGTTTGTTGGCTCGAATCTGCGCGTCGTCATCGACTTTCGCACCCGGGTTTCCTCGCGTCGGATACGCGTTGCTCGGCAGTGTAGACCGCTCGAGGGGCCGGCGCAGATTCGAACCACGGTCGCAGCGAAGCTGCTCCCTGCTTCGAATCTGCTTGGATCCATTTTCCCGCATCACAGACTCGTCGCTTCGCTCCTCGTTGTTGTGATGCGGGAAAAGTGGGCCGGCGCAGATTCGAACCACG
Above is a genomic segment from Natrononativus amylolyticus containing:
- a CDS encoding NUDIX hydrolase, whose protein sequence is MPTDPLAWETLDSRVAYSCPGFVVVNETVQLPDGTETDFDYLSEPASVAVLPFTPADDVVCIEEWRQAVDRVNRGLPVGTTEPDDATLEAAARRELAEETGHEADALEPLVTVEPANGIADSLLHLFVARGCRPTAEQDLDHDESIRVRTAPFDDLLEAVGAGEIRDGRTVLAVTYYRLFVDGDAEK
- a CDS encoding PadR family transcriptional regulator: MDQLTGFQRDLLYVIAGMERPSGQEILDDINRYIDQPVTHGRLYPNLDTLVEQELVEKGQLDRRTNYYALTPKGRRVLEQRQEWVNRYVDV
- a CDS encoding peptidoglycan DD-metalloendopeptidase family protein codes for the protein MSTHDDGHGCQTPEHTGSCGQPDDMEAVQRRIDRRKLELTAEEFAAKAREHRERLEDDGVSRRSVLGGAAGLAAAGFLAPVAFSETADAHGTHEPIYTTGNLNVRSQPTTGAGVVKTAQEGTGMIIESGPYSNDGHTWWEVRVNGCGNDTSRVEGYVAEDWTAHPNFSYGTWGSVSSIWGDDRSHGYHRGIDIANDRGTPIFAARQGTVTYAGWASGYGNVVYIDHGNGYESRYAHLSEFRTSQGAWVSAGERIGDMGCTGTCTGDHLHFEIRRDGSDLNWPQVRHANQWLNTAIPRNFPGISGAVYPGYPY
- a CDS encoding BGTF surface domain-containing protein; amino-acid sequence: MTGNYKDKSRAVLMAALMVFSVFAMAVAPGAVVADHAEDTSVDLSESDRVYVGQDATLTIDDADGEQMIDLYEGDEDDLGDWVREFEVSQGDEIEFSVGDSGSYVLTGVSVDDDTGAVEATGDSSDRHQFTVRSHELTADFEDDMIANVDGSSTTLEIDSSRSSFATEVSEENLSASQLTDIFTDADDEHAEDGYVVLEDRGDFNADFSDIPAGDYEFVFESADTSASDTAEITVTDEDVSLNFVESTNVEERSNIAGIDLELDNTDEAYVVVGDEDDVNYEVVLHITNAEENTTLDINTAEAHNVDEGDTGSHAAFDSDDADVEIEEVLAGGLSSALAAGDYELAIGQGWDTDADDGAGELLQEHDTAFLTLEDRTELSEDAVTVWTAPADSVSDVDDYEDATVTETDSITAGDDLLVTVDIESFHAYFGDASDLSELDEHFALELHELDHSPNADPLTWSTDGSGDHSLDVTIIEANQDEGHLVLTVDYEDADELEIGDDYEVEFTILEDDYYLDDDESASSEFSTEERELAWDEDVAEVPANENSTVSGTTNVAPGTDVDTRVRAPGVFVSSATTVVDGDGTFDTTFDFSAYESGTEFVLTATEAEGTEDEVNGVLTESTDEEPEQDLDVVGEAPSSVDVGDDATLDVTITNNGAENATFDFAVTIDGEEVEGHEKELAGEDSWEGSFDIPTDEEGEVSWEVTAGDASDSGSVAVEGEDDGTDDGTDDGTDDGVDDGDDGIDDGDADDGDDDDEPSDDDGQPGFGIAVAIVALLGAAMLALRRQN